Part of the Sporosarcina sp. FSL K6-2383 genome is shown below.
GCATCATATTACGGCACCAGCTCCAGGTGGAGAAGGCGGCGCACGCGCAATGGCACAAGCGATTGAACAAAGCGGCATCGATCCAAATCAAATCGACTACATCAATGCACATGGTACGAGTACGCCATACAATGATTTATTCGAAACGATGGCAGCTAAAACGGTCTTCGGTGAACATGCGTATAAGCTAGCGATGAGTTCGACGAAATCGATGACGGGTCATTTATTGGGTGCGGCAGGTGGACTGGAAGCAATTTTCACGGTGAAGGCGTTGCAGGAAGGGATTCTGCCTCCGACAACGAATTTTGTCAATGCTGATCCAGAATGTGATCTTGATTATGTGACGGAAGGTGCGCGCAAGGCGGACATCGAGTATGCGATGAGCAACTCACTCGGCTTCGGCGGACATAACGCATCACTTGTTTTTAAGAAAATCTAAATTTGAATTTGGATAGGGCGTCCCAGTTATATGGGACGTCTTTTTTTATTGTGCGGAGGTGGTTGCGAGGTGGAAAGTGTGTCATTAGAGTTAACGCGATTGCCGTGACAGTTTCGAGTCTAGGCATTACAGAATGCCAATTTGCCATGACAGTTCCTGTTTGCCATTAGAGTTAACGCGATTGCCATGACAGTTTCGAGTCTAGCCATTACAGAATGTCAATATGCCATGACAGTTCCTGTTTGCCATTAGAGTTAACGCGATTGCCGTGACAGTTTCGGGTCTAGCCATTACAGAATGCCAATTTGCCATGACAGTTCCTGTTTGCCATTAGAGTTAACGCGATTGCCGTGACAATGCGTGTTTGCGCTGACAACCCGCAACTTCTCCTGAATTCATTCGAAGTAAAAGCCCCCTTCGTCTAAAGGGGGCAATGTCGTCATATATTTAAAGAAAATTCAAAGGACGATGTATATTGACACGACTATTTCTGTTTCTTATCAGTTATGGACTAATTGTGGTTACCGTATCGAATATGATTTTATATTTTAATTATCGAGCGCTTGGATATGAATGGCAACAGATTATCTACTATATCTTGCATACTGCTGACTTCACGCTCTTTGTACTAGCCGTGTTGATACTTATTCTTACCGTCTACGTCCGAGTCCCATCGCGGCTTCCATCTTCCCGAGGGTAGCGGCAGCAATGGCATGTGCTTTCTCAGCACCTTTATCGAGTATGTCGTCAAGGACAGGCGATTCGAGTAGCGCAAAGTATTTTTCTTGGATAGGAGATAAATGGTTAATGATAGTTTCAGCGACACCGGCTTTGAATGCACCGTAGCCAAGACCTTCGTATTTCGCAACAAGATCCTCAATGGAAACTCCACTTAGAGCGGATTCAATAGTTAATAAATTGGATACGCCTGGTTTATTTTCCACATCATAAGCTACAACACCGTCTGAGTCAGTGACTGCACTCTTGATTTTCTTCTCAATTTCTTTCGGTGTATCAAGAAGGGAAATCGTTCCTTTTTTATTCGGATCAGATTTACTCATTTTTTTGAGTGGTTCTTGAAGTGACTTAATTCGTGCCCCGTTTTTCGGAATGCGGATTTCTGGAATTGTCAGGACATCGCCATAGCGTTTGTTAAAGCGCTCAGCCAAATCACGTGTCAATTCAACATGCTGCTTCTGATCATCACCAACCGGGACGATATCCGTGTTATATAGAAGGATATCAGCGGCCATTAGTGGCGGATACGTTAGAAGAGCTGATGATACGCCTTCTTTTCCATCGGATTTATCTTTGAACTGTGTCATCCGCTCCAATTCGCCGATGTACGAAATACATTGCATAATCCATCCAGCTTGTGCGTGTGCTGGTACCTCGGATTGGATGAACAACACTGCTTTTTCTGGATCAATTCCAGTTGCAACATAAAGTGCAGCAAGCGAGCGAATCGCTTTCGCTAACTCTGCTGGGTCTTGTTGAATGGTAATCGCATGTTGATCCACAATACAAAATAAGCATTGCTGTTCGTGCTGCAACTCCGTAAATTGTCGAAAAGCTCCGATATAGTTGCCGAGTGTCACGATTCCTGTAGGCTGTACGCCTGAAAAAATGGTTTTCATGAATAAATCTCCTCCTCAATTTTTGAAAGTTGCTAAGGAACGCGGCTAAAGTGCGCGACGTCCTGTCGCAAAAGCCGCACATCTACATCCTGTAGACGAAAAAACATCAGCCGTCCCCGTAAAAGGGACGACTGATGTTTATATCAACCGTGGTACCACCCGAATTGCCCGAAGGCCACTCAAATACCCTTAACGCGGGGGGACGTGACAAGCTATCAAAAAATTTCACTTGTCAGGCTCGGGAACCCATTCTTTCAATATCGTTTACCTGTTTGCACCAACCACAGGCTCTCTATAAAACGATTACTGAAATACTATTTCCGTCATTGCCATTCGCTCAACTGTTTTCAAGATTATAATACGTCCATGATTAGTTTGCAATAGACATAACTTAATTCAGCAGAAGTTCACTGCTGAATCAAATTAAGCCTCCGGCGGATTCTATTAGATGTAAAAAATAACAAGCCCAATCCCCATGACGATTAAAACGAGGGCGCCAGTTCCTAAAAAAGGAAAAACAGGTGCTGAGAAAATTTCAGAAGGCGTTCGCATGGACATGACATCCTCCATCCGTCTTTTCGGTGTTAGCATTTTTCGCATTGTAACAGTGAATACATCAAAGAAACCAGTAGAAAATACAAAAATAACTAAACCGATAAACGTAATCGTTCCTCCAATAAGAAAAGATGAATTTATATAGGAGAGTAATGTTAGTTCTTTAAAATACGCGAGCATAATCAAGGCAATTATGAGTTGTGCAATGAAGAAATTTCGTGTCATTTTTTTCAAATTCCCACCTCAGTTCTGAATAATCTTAAAGGATTATTATTGAAAAATCAATGAATCGCTATTTATTACGAAATCAGAAATATTGGAATATAACATCATGAATGCTGATATAATCAGTTTCTTAATAGAATATCTGTCTTAGAACACTATAAAATATAAAAAAGGGATGTACAACTGCAATAATCATTGTATAATATTATTGTAAGTAGTTTTCAGACAATTTTGAGGAGGTCATTGATTTGAAAAACCACAAATTTATGTGGCTTGTAAGCATTTTGCTTGTACTAAGCGCGTTCCTTGCGGCGTGTGGCGACAAAACAGAAGATGCAGGCACTAAAGATCCAGTCAAAGAAGAAGACAAACCGGTTGCAGAGAC
Proteins encoded:
- the trpS gene encoding tryptophan--tRNA ligase, which produces MKTIFSGVQPTGIVTLGNYIGAFRQFTELQHEQQCLFCIVDQHAITIQQDPAELAKAIRSLAALYVATGIDPEKAVLFIQSEVPAHAQAGWIMQCISYIGELERMTQFKDKSDGKEGVSSALLTYPPLMAADILLYNTDIVPVGDDQKQHVELTRDLAERFNKRYGDVLTIPEIRIPKNGARIKSLQEPLKKMSKSDPNKKGTISLLDTPKEIEKKIKSAVTDSDGVVAYDVENKPGVSNLLTIESALSGVSIEDLVAKYEGLGYGAFKAGVAETIINHLSPIQEKYFALLESPVLDDILDKGAEKAHAIAAATLGKMEAAMGLGRRR
- a CDS encoding DUF3899 domain-containing protein → MTRNFFIAQLIIALIMLAYFKELTLLSYINSSFLIGGTITFIGLVIFVFSTGFFDVFTVTMRKMLTPKRRMEDVMSMRTPSEIFSAPVFPFLGTGALVLIVMGIGLVIFYI